The Dioscorea cayenensis subsp. rotundata cultivar TDr96_F1 chromosome 7, TDr96_F1_v2_PseudoChromosome.rev07_lg8_w22 25.fasta, whole genome shotgun sequence genome includes a region encoding these proteins:
- the LOC120265320 gene encoding protein NODULATION SIGNALING PATHWAY 2-like produces MERLGHHLLHFDDHYLREESSKNYGMALRAFYEICPYGRFAHLATNFAILESLPCDVQVIHIIDFDVGEGEQWPALLAVLNHRISVKLSVIHCKEVKKTRNNLCSFACSIGLSLQVEEIEMEELLLMFDRTVNENEWFVFNCMVGLPHMGEPKRRRQVLEFTRVAEKVVTSYKGIGMISYGEGFGSRLKPFSDDHLVSSHALFESLEWHFPSHLSLARTTMECLFVGPCVSLIDFVEDFEPFCGHGLRECRVSKERLMEVKEMVMKGRDEPYEIKVNGYCENEMVLEWRGTPMVRLYTWR; encoded by the coding sequence ATGGAGCGTTTAGGCCATCACTTGCTCCACTTTGATGATCACTATCTAAGAGAAGAGTCCTCCAAGAACTATGGAATGGCTTTAAGGGCATTCTATGAGATATGTCCTTATGGGAGGTTTGCTCATCTTGCTACCAACTTTGCCATACTTGAGTCCTTGCCATGTGATGTGCAAGTAATTCATATAATTGATTTCGATGTCGGAGAAGGCGAACAATGGCCGGCTTTGCTCGCTGTTCTTAATCACCGGATATCGGTCAAGCTCAGTGTTATTCACTGTAAAGAAGTAAAGAAGACTAGAAACAACCTTTGTAGCTTTGCCTGTTCCATTGGATTAAGTTTACAAGTTGAAGAGATTGAGATGGAGgagttgttgttgatgtttgatAGAACagtaaatgaaaatgaatggtTTGTTTTCAATTGCATGGTGGGACTACCACACATGGGAGAGCCTAAGAGAAGAAGACAAGTGTTGGAATTCACAAGGGTGGCTGAAAAGGTGGTAACAAGCTACAAAGGAATAGGAATGATAAGTTATGGAGAAGGATTTGGGTCAAGGTTGAAGCCATTCTCTGATGATCATTTGGTGAGTTCTCATGCTTTGTTTGAGTCCTTGGAATGGCACTTCCCTTCTCATCTATCACTTGCAAGGACAACCATGGAGTGTCTCTTTGTAGGACCTTGTGTTTCTCTTATTGACTTTGTGGAGGACTTTGAGCCTTTTTGTGGCCATGGTTTGAGAGAGTGTAGGGTGAGTAAAGAAAGATTAATGGAGGTTAAGGAGATGGTTATGAAGGGAAGAGATGAGCCTTATGAGATTAAGGTTAATGGTTATTGTGAGAATGAGATGGTGTTGGAGTGGAGAGGAACTCCAATGGTTAGACTCTATACTTGGAGATAA
- the LOC120264675 gene encoding peptide-N4-(N-acetyl-beta-glucosaminyl)asparagine amidase A-like — MPEIMHPKHWYIIFVVVAIYSATSVSASSPDIFPIRRGLTLPNLTLEHIDPTLPPVLPTQAPKCSVIALQQDFADTVGAPPASANYTQPPDCPAPWTRVVLELSVSASDLQKDRIAAVWVDGVEVLRTTTPLPMAPGAFWKVTKDITRYTAAIRRLSENNGTVSMMLENSNTVLPGVYSANVTLHFYRGAIATAAKPSAATGHATIQELYKEPADLIIPVTSNNGFYGSGFWSRIESDSQIATSLIKIPQNTYRAVLEIFVSYHADDEFWFGNPLRSSYLEGAANLSTPRSNGGFRQVYATIDDKFVGGHIPFMVLYPGSINPYFWSPVAAIGAFNMPSYDLDMTPFLGMLLDGQPHKFGLGVHDSQRYWLVGANLHIWVDRWSDATQAGLINYNAPPPKMNRNAEWRNQDGQSEIDAEGLVRFIGWVSSSKGNLTTVVQQKIKFKSQIEVQNRGAVKQIEVNNKQRMMVALMKGNQALSRVQLMMDAPMQIQTSTVNAVSGAVFQKTRLYHQLVEMVNLSEGQAVSIATLTDRQDAEGSALMHDGVPVWGGGATRSAYRFKDDSTCYLRTVNTAGGIVRLDTTTASCVSVADQ, encoded by the coding sequence atgCCAGAGATCATGCATCCAAAGCATTGGTATATCATTTTTGTGGTCGTTGCCATTTACTCTGCCACAAGTGTATCAGCATCATCACCTGATATTTTCCCCATACGCAGAGGCCTTACCTTACCCAACCTGACCCTTGAGCACATTGATCCTACTCTACCTCCAGTTCTCCCCACCCAGGCACCAAAATGTTCAGTGATTGCACTACAACAGGACTTCGCAGACACCGTAGGTGCCCCCCCAGCCTCTGCTAACTACACACAACCCCCTGACTGCCCTGCTCCTTGGACTCGTGTAGTCCTCGAGCTCTCTGTCTCTGCTTCTGACCTCCAGAAAGACCGCATTGCCGCTGTATGGGTAGATGGCGTGGAGGTGCTACGCACTACCACCCCACTCCCAATGGCACCTGGCGCCTTCTGGAAGGTCACCAAAGACATCACCCGCTACACCGCTGCTATTCGCCGGCTTAGTGAGAACAACGGCACTGTCTCCATGATGCTTGAGAATTCCAACACTGTACTCCCCGGAGTCTACAGTGCCAATGTCACCCTCCACTTCTATCGGGGCGCCATTGCAACCGCTGCCAAACCATCAGCAGCCACAGGGCATGCAACAATCCAAGAACTTTACAAAGAGCCAGCTGACCTCATCATCCCAGTGACAAGCAACAACGGCTTCTATGGCAGTGGATTCTGGTCCAGGATCGAGAGTGACTCACAAATAGCCACTTCATTAATTAAAATCCCACAAAACACTTACCGTGCTGTGCTGGAGATCTTCGTCTCCTACCATGCGGATGATGAGTTCTGGTTTGGCAACCCCCTCCGTTCATCCTACCTGGAAGGAGCAGCCAACCTCTCTACCCCACGGAGCAATGGAGGATTCCGGCAGGTATATGCAACCATAGATGACAAGTTCGTTGGAGGACACATTCCATTCATGGTGCTTTATCCAGGCTCTATAAACCCTTACTTCTGGTCACCAGTGGCAGCCATTGGAGCATTTAACATGCCGTCTTATGATCTTGACATGACACCGTTCCTTGGCATGCTGCTTGACGGGCAGCCACACAAGTTTGGACTTGGTGTGCATGATAGCCAGAGGTATTGGCTCGTTGGCGCCAACCTGCACATCTGGGTTGACAGGTGGTCAGATGCAACGCAGGCCGGGCTCATCAACTACAATGCGCCACCACCGAAAATGAACCGCAATGCAGAATGGAGAAACCAAGATGGGCAATCAGAGATTGATGCTGAAGGGCTGGTGCGCTTCATTGGTTGGGTGAGCTCCTCCAAGGGGAACCTCACTACTGTGGTACAGCAAAAGATCAAGTTCAAGAGCCAAATAGAGGTGCAGAACCGAGGAGCAGTGAAGCAAATAGAGGTCAACAACAAGCAGAGGATGATGGTGGCTCTGATGAAGGGAAACCAAGCACTATCAAGGGTACAGCTGATGATGGATGCACCGATGCAAATTCAGACTTCGACGGTGAATGCAGTCAGTGGTGCCGTTTTCCAGAAAACAAGGCTGTACCACCAGCTGGTGGAGATGGTGAATCTCAGCGAGGGGCAGGCAGTGAGCATTGCCACACTAACAGACAGGCAGGATGCAGAAGGCTCAGCATTAATGCATGACGGAGTGCCCGTTTGGGGTGGAGGTGCTACCAGGTCAGCTTATAGGTTCAAGGATGATAGCACTTGCTATCTCCGAACAGTGAACACCGCAGGAGGCATTGTTCGTCTTGACACCACCACTGCTTCATGTGTCTCCGTTGCAGATCAATAG